The sequence ATCATCGAGGCGCTCGACGGGCTGCCGCCGGGCAAGGAGCACTGCTCCGTTCTCGCGGTGAAGGGGCTCCAGCTCGCTCTCCAGAATGCCGTTCTGCGACATCTGTTCAAACGCGCTGGGATCGTCGACTCCGACGAGGCGTTCGATCGCCTCGTCGAGAGCGGCGGTCTCGAACGATACATTCATACCTGCGACGGCTCGTGCGAGGAAGCACCCGAGACGTGCAGCCAGACGACGGAAGGGGAAAAACCATGTTGATCGCTATATCCGCCCGCGGAGACACATTGGATGCCACAATGGACCCGCGCCTCGGCCGGGCCGAGAGGTTCATCCTGATCGAGAGCGACACCGAAAAAACCTCGATTCTCGAAACGGCTGCCACACAGGCAACGCACGGGGCCGGCATCCAGACGGCGCAGGCGCTTCTCAAGGCCGGCGCGAAAGCCGTCATTTCGGGCGATTGCGGCCCGAAGGCGTTCCAGGTGTTTCAGGCGGCCGGCGTGCCCGTGTATGCGGCGACCGGCGGAACGGTCCGCGACGTGTTCGCCGCCTGGCGCCGGAACGAGCTGCCGGTGATTGGCCAGCCCGGCGCTGCCAAACATGCCTGATGAATAGCATGAACGATACAACTTCCGGAAAGGCCGGCGGCTTCGGCCGCCCGGCCCCCAGGATCGCCGTCGCAAGCGGAAAAGGCGGCACGGGAAAGACGAGCGTCGCAGTCAGTCTCGCCCGGGCGGCC is a genomic window of Candidatus Ozemobacteraceae bacterium containing:
- a CDS encoding NifB/NifX family molybdenum-iron cluster-binding protein; this encodes MDPRLGRAERFILIESDTEKTSILETAATQATHGAGIQTAQALLKAGAKAVISGDCGPKAFQVFQAAGVPVYAATGGTVRDVFAAWRRNELPVIGQPGAAKHA